From the genome of Perca fluviatilis chromosome 8, GENO_Pfluv_1.0, whole genome shotgun sequence:
TGCTTTTAACGTTAGAATCTAATGTTAAAAGCGAAAATCCTAAAGGTGTATGATACCCATGACCAAAATAGTGGTAcgttctgtcattgtgttacttatggagaTTCCCCTTTGTGCTGGGGACCCCTTGGAACCCCCTCAGTTTATTGGAGGAAGCCTTTACAGAAAGATTTTCGTTGATTCATTGTATTTCTCTACTCAGTCATGTGTTACTCCTCTCTATAGTTCATTGAGGATTTTAATTGTACCCtgaaatgcagtttaaaaaacaaaccaatttAATGATGGTATGTTTTGGCTGCAGATTGCAGGGTTATCTATCATACAAGCCACTTTTCAGATACCAGTTCTGATCTGCCAGTCTACTAGCTACTGAAACACATGTAACACTTCTGTTTCCAAGGAGCCATTTCATCAACAAGCAGATTTAATAATATTCTGGTCAGCATGCAGTTGCTTCATTTACAGCCACAAGAATAAGCCGAAACAGAACTCTATGCTTTAAGTACACATTTACCTTTTTAGTCTAAGGTGTAAGATATTTATAAGAGAAATCTTACTTATTGTCTTTTGGAGTAGCCCCAACAAAATTGTCTTAATTACTTGTAGCTCTGTGGTCTGTAACCTGTAAGTTTGAAGTAAGTTCCAATTAGctttcatgtgttttatttccttttagtCCCGTCGATATGATTCAAGAACTACTATCTTCTCACCGGAGGGTAAGAGCTCTTAAATAATGTAACTGATGAGGCTGCAAATTCACTGCGTGAACGCTCAGTTtctttaattagttttttttattttagttcaacctcttttttttaaagattcttttCAACCATATAACATAACTTTTATAACTCTTGTAAAAACCAGGAGCATGCATCTTCGTTTGTAATGCCTTTCCTTTTTAGTGCTCTGTGCTTGCGTCCTCATCCTGACAGCGCTGTGTGTCATTTGCAGGGCGTCTGTATCAGGTTGAGTATGCCATGGAAGCCATCGGCCACGCCGGCACCTGTCTGGGAATTTTAGCCAATGACGGAGTGCTGCTGGCTGCTGAGAGGAGGAACATTCACAAGCTGCTGGATGAAGTGTTTTTCTCAGAGAAAATCTACAAGCTGAACGAGTGAGTTACTTCTGCTACAGCcttattgtcatttttaatgGTATTGGTTGGCAGTGTGCAAATGTTTAGTTAGTTTACAGATCTACAACTGGTTAGTCATTCCTGATtgtaggagccacatattgtatgttgtttatggtctcatttatattatttattgattattatattgtgtaCTTATATTGTAGGTGCTGGGTGTTTTCATTGCGGAAGTGATaacatatttgtttgcttcacctgttcacctggcTTTCttgggctttgacagagagggAGTGAGCCTGGGAGCGAACACTTTCTGTTGACTAATGCACTTATTTCGACTCccaaaataactttacatttggtaactgcagtgctaattgtattttacgtgtggaggaataaatcattgcaatacAATCTCAAGCGTgtcacagtgtgtttatgcatctctcagtgtttagtccctcgcggcggcactttgttggactgcttacagccgCAACACTGACTTTCATCAACCTACATTTTAGGCAGGGGCCTATTTCTTAACAGCTTGCATTAGTCAGTGATTGGCATAAACATAGATTAGATTATCAAATTTACCCAGGGACTAAATCACTATTTTTGCAGTGATCCTACATCTTCCCATTTCCTTGCAGAGACATGGCGTGCAGCGTTGCAGGAATCACATCAGATGCCAACGTACTGACCAATGAGCTGAGGCTTATAGCCCAGAGGTAAGCTCCGACACTGAGGCTCGGCAGTCAGGAATTCGATCTTCCTAATTTCTGCTGCAGCCAAATGCCTCTCGCGGGACAAAATACAAAAACGATGTGCTAATCTGTTGTTGCAGGTACCTGCTGCAGTACCAGGAGCCAATCCCCTGCGAGCAGCTGGTCACAGCTTTGTGTGACATCAAGCAGGCCTACACGCAGTTTGGAGGTACAGTGCGGCACCACACAGTTCTGTCATAGCAGGAGACGGTTGTTTCCTCCACATGCAGAGTCTACATCCTGATTAGAgcttaaaatattattttaaagaTCTAGGCCAAATTATGCCTTTTAGAATTTTTTCAGTTTGAGTATTTGGCCAACTTTTATTTTTCCCCGTTGGTCTTCAACTCGTAAACCATTGACCATCAGCAACCCACAGCCTCACACATTTAAACAAACCGGTGTGTGCACATAAATATGCTTAGCTGGAAAGTTGCCCCGGAAGTAGAACCCTATCCAGTTAGCTGCATTAACTTATCCTGGATGCTAATTTCTGTACTTTATGGTCCGACTCAGAGCAAGCATTTGAAATGATTAATGTAAAATGAACGTTTATTTGGAGAACTGTAGGAGTCCTGAGCTGCTGGCCGTGATAAACCGTTTTGATTCAGATTATAAAATCGTTAGTTTGATTTGAGAAGATTGTTCTTCTCTACTTTTCTCTTTTGCATCTTATCAACAACCTTTACTCAAATAAGAGTTCTGAATTAACAGACATGTTAGTGCTGTAATATGGGATtctaaaaactaaataattaaaatcaatttGATTGTACATAAATAATTGTGGAGTATTCTTTGTACTCTTCGCTACATTTGAAATAAACCACTGGGACTCGGACTaatgtaatttattattattataatatatatttaagtattGTCATATTAAAATAACTACTAAAATAAATTAACTACGGTTCAAAAGTATTTAGTTTCTAAAAATCAAAGTTTGGAACACCACAGACACTTCACCTGAatcattgactacgtttacttgcacataatattccggtttttgcccttattccgaaaaagacgatattctgactaagctgtttacatggctaatgaaagtaaGTATTCCACTAATCTTCCGGTTTACATGTCGCCGtgcaaaacaggatttttttcAGAGTTTACCAGCGGcggcggacttgttggaccgtgtgaacacagcgtccctctttcattccttcaagcagcttcttgaaaaggtcggcgtagcgaagtttgcgcatatccaaaaacctgttgatatccaagtctttgatgatgtttaaaagtagctgtgtttctccttcttatcgggtccgcagccttgcaaactgttggctggttggtttgtttacagcaaccatagcaacgcacagagctgaccataagccgcaaacaggcaagaggccgtaaactgcggtaaaaacccagattgagacgcatattccaaATGTGCTGtctacatgtccaaagaatgcctctaaaacctgaataattctggaatatcccacatgtcttaatcggaaaatactatattcggaaaaaggccttattcacaatatccaaccggaatatgctgttataatagtggaatattggtgtgcatgtaaacgttaTGGagccactgtatgtgtgtgttctcacaGGAAAGCGTCCCTTTGGAGTCTCGCTGCTCTACATGGGCTGGGACAAACACTACGGCTTCCAGCTCTACCAGAGTGACCCCAGTGGAAACTACGGAGGCTGGAAGGCCACCTGCATCGGGAACAACAGTGCTGTAAGTCTCACAGGAGCATCATTTAAAACGGGTGGAATTATAAAGGAAACCAATATGTGTGGAATCTGAATATTTGGATTTGGGTACCCAATTCGAtgctttttaggcaccgaccaaattgcTTCTATAGTATCAAGTATCCAAAACAAGATCcaataatgctgctgattggctgtctattACACGTCGTTaaggcaggcaggaaaaactATGTTAACGCACAAAGACGGGGTCacatagtaggagctgaaaaataaataaaatgatttgtgccgtaatgttgcaatttcttttttgttaaaatggattttataaaattggtatcgaaaaatgTATCATTCAGGAATCGGTATCAAAGTAACGTtattggtattggtattggtattggTGTCGGTACCGGTATACCGATACACCTAGCCCTACCGTGCAGATGTGTTCACACAAAAGAGATGAATTTAACTGCTGTTCCACACAGTGACTCTGGAGGGCGCAGCTGCACAGATTTTTGAGAATGAAAAGGGCTGGACCCTCAAAATAAACAGACATGCTGTGGCCTACTTAATCATGACTCTTGGGGGGCAGCTACTGTAATTGTGTAAGTCCTGATTCATGGTGGCTCTCCACAGGGCTGCACCTAAAGCATTGTGGGTAACCGAGCCTCCTCGGAGCATTTTGTGAACACTTCTGTCCAAGAGACCTTTCGGTACCCTGAGTGTTTAGTTTGGATGTCTCCAGTGAGGAAACGCAGCACCTGTTCCTGACAGCGTTAGCGTTGTGCTCCACACAGCGAGCCGTTCAGGAGCAGATATGAGATTTGGCTGCCGGTAATCGTCTGAGAGAAGAGAACGAACTGAGGTTTAAATGCAATCTTCACAATTGACAAAAAGACGACAATTTTGCAACCCTCCTACGTTCTCCTAAATTCTGCAGCACTAACgagaagcgtgtgtgtgtgtgcgtgtgtgtgtgcgtgtgcgtgtgcgtgtgtgtgtgtgtgtgagagtgatttttacttttgtctctCTTGTTTTTCTTCGCTAATTCCCAGGCGGCCGTCTCCATGCTGAAGCAGGACTTCAAAGAGGGAGAGATGACACTCTCCGCAGCCCTTGCTCTCGCCGTTAAAGTTCTCAATAAAACCATGGACGTCAGTAAGCTGTCTGCAGAGAAAGGTGCACATTTGAGTAGTTAGATGTACAGATGTTGACTATTAAAAGGCATAATATGTATTGAGCATCCCTAACTGTAAACACAGAGTTCAAAGTTGGGCCCTCCTCTCCAGCTCAgcggccagagagagagagcacagcaGTGGTCGAGCGAGCTAGGGAATaaatgaagagagggagctgaataaagccgtgaatcagaggaTACAAGAACTATTTTCACGGCGGAtatgttctaaagcacaaataaacccAAAAACACTGCAGGAAAGTACTGCATTGCCAGGTTATAAGTGAATGCAGATCTTCATCATGgaagtttgtgtgtctgttattaAACCTGTGCGCCGTTAATATGAgacactgaaaaacaaaaacgatgCTCATGTCCTGTTTCAGTATTAGGCAagtcagctttatttgtatgtagcacatttcagcaacagggcaattcaaagtgcttcacataaaacattaaagagcagttgaaaacgatttaaaaatgaataatggATAAAATATGAGAATAAGATTCACAGTGCAAttataagaaattaacaattatttaaagaaaggcaacatcaaaaagaaaggtcttcagccttgatttaaaaggacagagttgcggcggacctgcagttttttgGGAGTtagttccagatatgtggagcataaaaactgaacgctgcttccccctgtttagttcggactctggggacagcaagcagacctgtcccagaccacctgagaggtctgggtgggtcgtAGTGCAGCAGctgatcagaaatgtattttggccctaaaccgtttaatGATTTCTAAacccagtgtaaagacttcagaactggag
Proteins encoded in this window:
- the psma4 gene encoding proteasome subunit alpha type-4 — its product is MSRRYDSRTTIFSPEGRLYQVEYAMEAIGHAGTCLGILANDGVLLAAERRNIHKLLDEVFFSEKIYKLNEDMACSVAGITSDANVLTNELRLIAQRYLLQYQEPIPCEQLVTALCDIKQAYTQFGGKRPFGVSLLYMGWDKHYGFQLYQSDPSGNYGGWKATCIGNNSAAAVSMLKQDFKEGEMTLSAALALAVKVLNKTMDVSKLSAEKVEIATLTRENGKTCIKVLKVKEVDELIKKHEAEEAKAEKDKKEKEQKEKDK